The nucleotide window TATTGCTTCAATTTCAGACTTACATTCGTCAACATCAAAACCGTATTCTTCTAAAAGCTTATTTGCCATATCTGAAAAAGTCATTACTTGTTCTTTTCTTAACTTTGGAAAATATATCTCTCCTGTTTTACCAACGATACATGCTAACAAACAAATTTGACCACTTTCTTCTGGTGAAACAAAGTAACGAGTTACGTCTTTAGGAGCAGAAATTGGTTGACCTTTTGAAATTCTTTCTAAAAAACCAGCAGGTAAAGAACCATTAGAGAAAGCTACATTAGCAAAACGAGCTGTTGTTACAGGGTATTTTTGAGAATAAGTCATAATCATATCCTCCATAACCTTTTTACTACCTCCCATTATATTTACAGGGTTTGCAGCCTTATCTGTTGAAACACAAAAAAAGTTTTTTGGCGGATATTCTTGTAAAATATCTAAAAGACCTTTTGCATTGATTATATTATTATTAATCAATGCTTCTATAGAAAACTTATCTTTTTCGCTTCGAACATGTTTATGAGCTGAAAAATTAGCTACAATATCAAAACCTTTTCTTGCTTTAAACATCTTATAAAAAACAGGGTCAGAATAACTCATAGGGTAAGTAACATATTCTTCTGGTACAACTATTTCTTTAGCACTTCTTAAGTCTCTAGTCAATTCAGTCAAACCATTTTCATTAATATCTACTACTATTAGAGATTTTGGTTCAAACCTTAATAATGATCGTATAAAAGAACTTCCTATAGTACCTGCACCTCCAATAACCAATACGCTTTTATTCTTTATGCCTTTAGTTAAAGATTCAATATTTTTTCTGATATCTTCAGCAAACATACTTTCACTTCTTTTAGTCACATAGGTTGATATAAAATCATTTAAATTTAACATTATAAGTTTATTTATTTATTATTCTTAGAAAAGGTTGGGTATAATTTATAAATTTATAGTCAATAGAATTTACTCACTTTTCAAGTCCTTTAAAAAAATTAAATTCTTTAAAAATTAATTATAGGCATTATATTGATTCCTATTCTTTGTTTCAAAAACCTACTCAATCTGCTTTAAAATTTCA belongs to Polaribacter dokdonensis and includes:
- a CDS encoding polysaccharide biosynthesis protein; the protein is MLNLNDFISTYVTKRSESMFAEDIRKNIESLTKGIKNKSVLVIGGAGTIGSSFIRSLLRFEPKSLIVVDINENGLTELTRDLRSAKEIVVPEEYVTYPMSYSDPVFYKMFKARKGFDIVANFSAHKHVRSEKDKFSIEALINNNIINAKGLLDILQEYPPKNFFCVSTDKAANPVNIMGGSKKVMEDMIMTYSQKYPVTTARFANVAFSNGSLPAGFLERISKGQPISAPKDVTRYFVSPEESGQICLLACIVGKTGEIYFPKLRKEQVMTFSDMANKLLEEYGFDVDECKSEIEAINKSQAIKIEKYPVYYSDSDTTGEKAYEEFYTELEEVDLERHNSLGVVINLKPREMSEIDNLIKHLKQAFDNLDTTKAHIVQIMKDFLVNFEHKEVGKSLDSKM